Proteins found in one Promicromonospora sukumoe genomic segment:
- a CDS encoding ParA family protein: MTDILLGKTVVGGAPTDSEIVRDVVGRVMPDLPEPAPLSSHGPARIIAMCNQKGGVGKTTTTINLGACLAEYGRKVLLVDFDPQGAASVGIGVNPHELDLTIYNLLMERGVDIKDVLIPSGIENLDVLPANIDLSAAEVQLVGEVARESVLARALRPVIDDYDVILIDCQPSLGLLTVNALTAAHGVLIPLECEFFALRGVALLVETIEKVRDRLNPALEIDGILPTMYDSRTLHSREVVARVHEAFGDTLLHSIIGRTVKFPDATVAAEPITAYAPGHPGAAAYRQLARELVARGDAA; this comes from the coding sequence ATGACCGACATTCTTCTCGGCAAGACGGTCGTCGGCGGTGCACCCACGGACTCGGAGATCGTGCGCGACGTCGTGGGTCGGGTCATGCCCGACCTGCCCGAGCCGGCGCCCCTGTCGAGCCACGGCCCGGCGCGCATCATCGCGATGTGCAACCAGAAGGGCGGGGTCGGCAAGACGACGACCACGATCAACCTGGGCGCGTGTCTCGCGGAGTACGGCCGCAAGGTGCTCCTGGTCGACTTCGACCCGCAGGGCGCCGCGTCGGTGGGCATCGGCGTGAACCCGCACGAGCTCGACCTCACGATCTACAACCTGCTCATGGAGCGGGGCGTGGACATCAAGGACGTGCTCATCCCGTCCGGCATCGAGAACCTCGACGTGCTCCCCGCGAACATCGACCTGTCGGCGGCGGAGGTACAGCTCGTGGGCGAGGTCGCCCGGGAGTCGGTGCTGGCCCGCGCCCTGCGCCCGGTGATCGACGACTACGACGTGATCCTCATCGACTGCCAGCCGAGCCTCGGCCTGCTCACCGTCAACGCCCTGACGGCGGCGCACGGCGTGCTGATCCCGCTGGAGTGCGAGTTCTTCGCGCTGCGCGGCGTCGCGCTCCTGGTGGAGACCATCGAGAAGGTGCGCGACCGGCTCAACCCCGCGCTGGAGATCGACGGTATCCTCCCCACCATGTACGACTCGCGCACCCTCCACTCCCGGGAGGTCGTGGCCCGGGTGCACGAGGCCTTCGGCGACACGCTGCTGCACTCGATCATCGGGCGCACGGTGAAGTTCCCCGACGCCACGGTGGCCGCCGAGCCCATCACCGCGTACGCCCCGGGGCACCCGGGTGCCGCCGCGTACCGTCAGCTCGCCCGGGAGCTCGTGGCCCGTGGCGACGCTGCCTGA
- the tal gene encoding transaldolase, translating into MTDSTSDSGENVSPTERLSEAGVAIWLDDLSRERLRSGNLAELMVTRNVVGVTTNPTIFAAALAHGDAYAGILGELAGSDVETAVERITTDDVRDAADLLRPVYDATGAVDGRVSIEVDPRLARDTAATQTTAVRLWETVARPNVMIKIPATAEGLPAITSTLAQGISVNVTLIFSIERYRAVMDAFLAGLEQAREAGHDLSVIGSVASFFVSRVDSEVDKRLNAVGTDEALALRGQAAIANARLAYAAYEDVFTTDDTGRWAALAAAGAQPQRPLWASTGVKDPSYRDTMYVDELVVAGVVNTMPEKTLDAFADHGIVLADTVTGSGEQAAATIAAIEAQGISIDEVTVQLEDEGVKKFEVSWDELLTTTKNGLDDAGAGER; encoded by the coding sequence ATGACTGACAGCACCAGCGACAGCGGCGAGAACGTCAGCCCCACCGAGCGGCTGTCCGAGGCGGGTGTCGCCATCTGGCTCGACGACCTGTCCCGGGAGCGGCTCCGGAGCGGCAACCTGGCAGAGCTCATGGTCACCCGGAACGTCGTCGGCGTGACCACCAACCCGACGATCTTCGCGGCGGCGCTCGCCCACGGCGACGCCTACGCGGGCATCCTCGGCGAGCTGGCCGGGTCCGACGTCGAGACCGCGGTGGAGCGCATCACCACGGACGACGTGCGCGACGCCGCCGACCTGCTGCGCCCCGTCTACGACGCCACCGGCGCCGTGGACGGCCGCGTGTCCATCGAGGTGGACCCGCGCCTGGCCCGCGACACGGCGGCGACGCAGACCACGGCCGTCCGGCTGTGGGAGACCGTCGCGCGGCCCAACGTGATGATCAAGATCCCCGCCACGGCGGAGGGCCTGCCGGCCATCACGTCGACCCTCGCGCAGGGCATCAGCGTCAACGTGACGCTGATCTTCTCGATCGAGCGCTACCGCGCCGTGATGGACGCCTTCCTGGCCGGCCTGGAGCAGGCCAGGGAGGCGGGCCACGACCTGTCCGTGATCGGCTCGGTCGCGTCGTTCTTCGTGTCCCGCGTGGACTCGGAGGTCGACAAGCGCCTGAACGCCGTGGGCACGGACGAGGCGCTCGCGCTGCGCGGCCAGGCCGCCATCGCGAACGCCCGGCTCGCTTACGCGGCGTATGAAGACGTCTTCACCACCGATGACACAGGGCGCTGGGCCGCCCTCGCGGCCGCCGGCGCGCAGCCGCAGCGGCCCCTGTGGGCGTCGACCGGCGTCAAGGACCCGTCCTACCGCGACACGATGTACGTGGACGAGCTCGTGGTGGCCGGCGTCGTGAACACGATGCCGGAGAAGACGCTCGACGCGTTCGCCGACCACGGGATCGTCCTCGCGGACACCGTGACCGGCTCGGGCGAGCAGGCGGCCGCGACCATCGCGGCCATCGAGGCGCAGGGCATCTCGATCGACGAGGTGACGGTGCAGCTGGAGGACGAGGGCGTGAAGAAGTTCGAGGTCAGCTGGGACGAGCTCCTGACGACCACCAAGAACGGCCTCGACGACGCCGGGGCCGGCGAGCGGTGA
- the opcA gene encoding glucose-6-phosphate dehydrogenase assembly protein OpcA → MIIDMPDTTTNDVNKRLVRLRDEGGAVALGRVLTLVVLADERDVEESVEAANDASREHPCRVIVVAPAARGTDARLDAQIRVGGDAGASEVVVLRAFGPLLERTDTLVMPLLLPDAPIVAWWPREAPAVPSQDPVGAMATRRIIDSTTAKDPEELLGKLAGTYAPGDTDLAWARVTLWRALIAAAVEQPPFEPVLSVTVEGQKKHTSLDLLAAWLGARLNVPAEVVRTASDDAITRVVLERKSGPIVLDRPDGRTVTITQPGKPARRIALPIRALNEALIEELRRLDPDEIFEEVLTRGLGYVTNRTAA, encoded by the coding sequence GTGATCATCGACATGCCGGACACGACGACCAACGACGTCAACAAGCGGCTCGTGCGCCTGCGCGACGAGGGCGGTGCGGTGGCCCTCGGCCGCGTGCTCACCCTCGTGGTGCTGGCCGACGAGCGCGACGTCGAGGAGTCGGTCGAGGCCGCCAACGACGCGAGCCGCGAGCACCCGTGCCGCGTCATCGTCGTCGCCCCGGCGGCGCGCGGGACGGACGCCCGGCTCGACGCGCAGATCCGCGTGGGCGGTGACGCCGGTGCCTCCGAGGTGGTGGTGCTGCGCGCCTTCGGCCCGCTCCTGGAGCGGACCGACACGCTGGTCATGCCGCTCCTGCTGCCCGACGCGCCGATCGTGGCCTGGTGGCCGCGGGAGGCGCCGGCGGTGCCGTCGCAGGACCCGGTGGGCGCCATGGCGACCCGCCGGATCATCGACAGCACCACGGCGAAGGACCCGGAGGAGCTGCTCGGCAAGCTCGCGGGCACGTACGCCCCCGGCGACACCGACCTCGCGTGGGCGCGCGTGACCCTGTGGCGGGCGCTCATCGCGGCCGCCGTGGAGCAGCCGCCGTTCGAGCCGGTGCTGTCGGTGACGGTCGAGGGGCAGAAGAAGCACACGTCCCTCGACCTGCTCGCGGCCTGGCTCGGGGCACGGCTGAACGTCCCGGCCGAGGTGGTGCGCACCGCCAGCGACGACGCCATCACGCGCGTCGTGCTGGAGCGCAAGAGCGGCCCCATCGTGCTCGACCGCCCGGACGGCCGCACCGTCACGATCACGCAGCCGGGCAAGCCCGCGCGGCGGATCGCGCTGCCGATCCGTGCCCTCAACGAGGCCCTCATCGAGGAGCTGCGCCGGCTCGACCCGGACGAGATCTTCGAGGAGGTCCTCACGCGGGGTCTCGGGTACGTCACCAACCGGACGGCGGCCTGA
- a CDS encoding heme o synthase, translating to MRTSHLTNGQTARPQEDGPEVPAADVEQRPGGWFMRRAGAYVALTKPRVIELLLVTTVPTMILAADGLPSFWLIVTTLIGGAGAAGSANAFNMWWDRDIDQVMNRTKKRPLATGEITPRAGLVFASILGLLSLAWFALVINWAAMWLTLGAIVIYVVGYTMILKRRTPQNIVWGGIAGCMPVFIGWASVTGGLSWAALALFGIIFFWTPPHYWPLSIKFKKDYAAANVPMLPVVSDDKRVAAEMVGYTIAMIACSLLLTPLAGMSWVYTVVAAVLGGWFLWSTIAMLRRAQGKAEGKLGAMKVFHGSITYLSLLFVAVAVDVFLPF from the coding sequence GTGAGAACGAGCCACCTGACGAACGGCCAGACCGCGCGTCCCCAGGAGGACGGCCCCGAGGTCCCGGCCGCCGACGTCGAGCAGCGTCCCGGGGGCTGGTTCATGCGCCGCGCCGGCGCGTATGTCGCGCTGACCAAGCCGCGCGTCATCGAGCTGCTGCTCGTGACGACCGTGCCCACGATGATCCTCGCGGCCGACGGCCTGCCCAGCTTCTGGCTGATCGTCACCACGCTGATCGGTGGCGCCGGCGCCGCGGGCAGCGCGAACGCGTTCAACATGTGGTGGGACCGGGACATCGACCAGGTCATGAACCGCACCAAGAAGCGCCCGCTGGCCACGGGGGAGATCACGCCGCGCGCCGGCCTGGTGTTCGCCTCGATCCTCGGCCTGCTGTCGCTGGCGTGGTTCGCCCTGGTCATCAACTGGGCCGCGATGTGGCTCACCCTGGGCGCCATCGTCATCTACGTCGTCGGCTACACGATGATCCTCAAGCGCCGCACCCCGCAGAACATCGTGTGGGGCGGCATCGCCGGCTGCATGCCGGTGTTCATCGGCTGGGCGTCGGTCACCGGCGGGCTGAGCTGGGCGGCGCTGGCGCTGTTCGGCATCATCTTCTTCTGGACGCCGCCGCACTACTGGCCGCTGTCGATCAAGTTCAAGAAGGACTACGCCGCCGCGAACGTCCCGATGCTGCCGGTGGTCAGCGACGACAAGCGCGTCGCCGCAGAGATGGTGGGCTACACGATCGCGATGATCGCCTGCTCGCTGCTGCTCACCCCGCTCGCGGGCATGTCCTGGGTCTACACCGTGGTGGCCGCCGTGCTGGGCGGCTGGTTCCTCTGGTCGACGATCGCGATGCTGCGCCGGGCGCAGGGCAAGGCCGAGGGCAAGCTGGGCGCCATGAAGGTGTTCCACGGCTCCATCACGTACCTGTCGCTGCTGTTCGTCGCGGTCGCGGTGGACGTCTTCCTGCCCTTCTGA
- a CDS encoding RNA polymerase-binding protein RbpA codes for MASGGHAIRGSRVGAGPLGETERGDTAPRIRVSYWCANGHETAPSFSVGEDVEAPTQWDCPRCGFPAGMDPVNPPSPVRNEPYKTHLAYVKERRSDEDGAALLEEALEALRIRRRGRVAG; via the coding sequence GTGGCATCAGGCGGTCATGCGATTCGAGGGAGCCGGGTAGGCGCCGGCCCTCTCGGGGAGACGGAGCGGGGCGACACCGCCCCGCGTATCCGAGTTTCCTACTGGTGTGCCAATGGGCACGAGACGGCACCGAGCTTCTCGGTAGGCGAGGACGTCGAGGCTCCCACGCAGTGGGACTGCCCGCGGTGCGGCTTCCCCGCCGGCATGGACCCGGTGAACCCGCCGAGTCCCGTGCGGAACGAGCCCTACAAGACGCACCTCGCCTACGTGAAGGAGCGCCGGTCCGACGAGGACGGCGCGGCCCTCCTGGAGGAGGCGCTGGAAGCGCTGCGCATCCGCCGTCGCGGACGAGTGGCTGGCTAA
- the tkt gene encoding transketolase: MNAFDPVLKPLEWSELDERAVKAIKALAADAVEKVGNGHPGTAISLAPAAYLLFQKAMRHDPSDPHWQGRDRFVLSAGHSSLTIYLQLFLAGYGLEMDDLAALRTWRSKTPGHPELGHTAGVEITTGPLGQGLASSVGMAFASRRERGLLDPSAAPGESPFDHHVYVIASDGDLQEGVTSEASSLAGHQQLGNLIVIWDDNKISIEDDTNIAFTEDVLKRYEAYGWHTQRVDWTSGGEGYAEDTDALAAALDAAKAETGKPSIIALRTIIGWPSPTKQNTGGIHGSAMGADEVKGLKTALGLDPEATFAIDDEVLAYTRSVAERQATQREAWDAAFAAWSEANPQQAALLERLRAHELPEGWADSLPEFEASEKGVATRAASGKVLTALKDVLPELWGGSADLAGSNNTTMDGVPSFVPTEHATKKFPGDPYGRTLHFGIREHAMGSILNGIVLHGLTRPYGGTFLQFADYMRASVRLAALMSIPTTFVWTHDSIGLGEDGPTHQPVEHLAALRAIPNLDVVRPADANETAWAWRGILENTKNPAGIVLTRQNVPTYPRGTDGFAGAEGTLKGGYVLLDTEGTPDVVLVGTGSEVQLAVEARALLAADGIQARVVSLPSREWFDKQDEAYRESVIPSGVKARVSVEAGVAQGWREVVGDAGRIVSLEHYGASADYKTLYAEYGITSEAVAQAAKESIEAAS, encoded by the coding sequence GTGAACGCTTTCGACCCCGTGCTGAAGCCCCTGGAGTGGTCGGAGCTCGACGAGCGAGCGGTCAAGGCCATCAAGGCGCTGGCCGCGGACGCCGTCGAGAAGGTGGGCAACGGACACCCCGGAACCGCGATCTCGCTCGCGCCGGCCGCGTACCTCCTCTTCCAGAAGGCCATGCGCCACGACCCGTCCGACCCGCACTGGCAGGGCCGCGACCGGTTCGTACTGAGCGCCGGCCACTCGTCGCTGACGATCTACCTGCAGCTCTTCCTCGCCGGCTACGGCCTGGAGATGGACGACCTCGCCGCGCTGCGCACCTGGCGCTCCAAGACCCCGGGCCACCCGGAGCTCGGCCACACCGCCGGCGTCGAGATCACGACCGGCCCGCTGGGCCAGGGCCTCGCCTCCTCCGTCGGCATGGCGTTCGCCTCGCGCCGCGAGCGGGGTCTGCTCGACCCGTCCGCCGCCCCCGGCGAGTCGCCGTTCGACCACCACGTGTACGTCATCGCCTCCGACGGCGACCTGCAGGAGGGCGTCACCTCGGAGGCCTCGTCGCTCGCCGGCCACCAGCAGCTCGGCAACCTGATCGTGATCTGGGACGACAACAAGATCTCGATCGAGGACGACACCAACATCGCGTTCACCGAGGACGTGCTCAAGCGCTACGAGGCCTACGGCTGGCACACCCAGCGCGTGGACTGGACCTCGGGCGGCGAGGGCTACGCCGAGGACACCGACGCGCTGGCCGCCGCCCTCGACGCCGCCAAGGCCGAGACCGGCAAGCCGTCGATCATCGCGCTGCGCACCATCATCGGCTGGCCGTCGCCCACCAAGCAGAACACCGGTGGCATCCACGGCTCGGCCATGGGCGCCGACGAGGTCAAGGGCCTCAAGACCGCGCTCGGCCTGGACCCCGAGGCCACCTTCGCGATCGACGACGAGGTGCTCGCCTACACGCGCTCCGTCGCCGAGCGCCAGGCCACGCAGCGCGAGGCCTGGGACGCCGCCTTCGCCGCCTGGTCCGAGGCCAACCCGCAGCAGGCCGCGCTCCTGGAGCGCCTGCGCGCCCACGAGCTGCCCGAGGGCTGGGCCGACTCCCTGCCCGAGTTCGAGGCGAGCGAGAAGGGCGTCGCGACCCGTGCGGCGTCGGGCAAGGTGCTCACCGCGCTCAAGGACGTGCTGCCCGAGCTGTGGGGCGGCTCCGCCGACCTCGCCGGCTCGAACAACACGACCATGGACGGCGTGCCGTCGTTCGTGCCGACCGAGCACGCGACCAAGAAGTTCCCGGGCGACCCCTACGGCCGCACCCTGCACTTCGGCATCCGCGAGCACGCCATGGGCTCGATCCTGAACGGCATCGTGCTGCACGGCCTGACCCGCCCGTACGGCGGCACGTTCCTGCAGTTCGCCGACTACATGCGTGCCTCGGTGCGCCTGGCCGCGCTGATGAGCATCCCGACCACGTTCGTGTGGACGCACGACTCCATCGGCCTCGGCGAGGACGGCCCGACCCACCAGCCGGTCGAGCACCTCGCGGCGCTGCGGGCCATCCCGAACCTCGACGTCGTCCGCCCGGCGGACGCGAACGAGACCGCCTGGGCCTGGCGCGGCATCCTGGAGAACACGAAGAACCCGGCCGGCATCGTGCTGACCCGGCAGAACGTGCCCACCTACCCGCGCGGCACCGACGGCTTCGCCGGCGCCGAGGGCACCCTCAAGGGCGGCTACGTGCTCCTGGACACCGAGGGCACGCCCGACGTCGTCCTCGTGGGCACCGGCTCCGAGGTGCAGCTCGCCGTCGAGGCGCGCGCGCTCCTCGCCGCCGACGGCATCCAGGCCCGCGTGGTCTCCCTGCCGTCGCGCGAGTGGTTCGACAAGCAGGACGAGGCCTACCGCGAGTCGGTCATCCCGTCCGGTGTGAAGGCCCGGGTCTCCGTCGAGGCGGGCGTGGCGCAGGGCTGGCGCGAGGTCGTCGGCGACGCCGGCCGCATCGTCTCGCTCGAGCACTACGGCGCGTCGGCGGACTACAAGACGCTCTACGCCGAGTACGGCATCACCTCCGAGGCGGTCGCCCAGGCCGCCAAGGAGTCGATCGAGGCGGCGTCCTGA
- a CDS encoding HpcH/HpaI aldolase/citrate lyase family protein: MAPRRAAREKSRVAPDYARAWLLLSAMRTELFDKAQLSRADQVILDCEDAIDDSLKDEARENVIRWIKSGGSAWVRINDRTAPSWADDVAYLRGLEGLNGVMLAKTESADDVIDTAQRLGGDVPVIPLVESALGIEEAVHIAKARGAFRLAFGSGDYRRDTGAANEPMAMAYPRTRLVVASRIGGLPGPVDGPTVGSSHALLREQSTDAVNLGMTGKLCLDFEQSSVINESFAPTSSDVAWAVDFFAEFEAAGSVIRDGSDKPRLARAQVIRSRAELFGIDPS; encoded by the coding sequence CTGGCGCCGCGCCGGGCCGCCCGCGAGAAGTCGCGCGTGGCGCCCGACTACGCGCGTGCCTGGCTCCTGCTCTCCGCGATGCGGACCGAGCTCTTCGACAAGGCACAGCTCTCCCGGGCGGACCAGGTGATCCTCGACTGCGAGGACGCCATCGACGACTCGCTCAAGGACGAGGCGCGCGAGAACGTCATCCGGTGGATCAAGAGCGGCGGCAGCGCCTGGGTCCGGATCAACGACCGCACGGCGCCGTCCTGGGCCGACGACGTGGCCTACCTGCGCGGCCTCGAGGGCCTCAACGGCGTGATGCTCGCGAAGACCGAGAGCGCGGACGACGTCATCGACACCGCGCAGCGCCTCGGCGGCGACGTGCCCGTGATCCCGCTCGTGGAGTCAGCCCTCGGCATCGAGGAGGCCGTGCACATCGCGAAGGCCCGCGGCGCGTTCCGCCTCGCGTTCGGCTCGGGCGACTACCGCCGCGACACCGGCGCCGCCAACGAGCCCATGGCCATGGCCTACCCGCGCACGCGCCTCGTGGTCGCCAGCCGCATCGGCGGCCTGCCCGGCCCCGTGGACGGCCCCACGGTCGGCTCGTCGCACGCGCTGCTGCGCGAGCAGTCGACCGACGCGGTCAACCTCGGCATGACCGGCAAGCTCTGCCTGGACTTCGAGCAGTCGAGCGTCATCAACGAGTCCTTCGCGCCGACGTCGTCCGACGTGGCCTGGGCCGTCGACTTCTTCGCCGAGTTCGAGGCCGCCGGCTCCGTGATCCGCGACGGCAGCGACAAGCCGCGCCTCGCCCGCGCCCAGGTGATCCGGTCGCGCGCCGAGCTGTTCGGCATCGACCCGTCCTGA
- the xerD gene encoding site-specific tyrosine recombinase XerD, protein MEGGLDRALRDYLAHLSVERGLSANTVAAYRRDLVRYAAFLGTTGRSGLSGITESDVTAFVEAVRQGADGGRPLSPSSTARALAAVRGWHRFAQAEGLAVDDPSAEVRAPTQLRRLPHALSVDDVAGLLDAAGAGDGPLPQRDRALLELLYATGARISEIVGLDVDGVGDRTAVRLLGKGSKERVVPVGSFARDAVEAYLVRARPALAAAGRGTPALFLNTRGARMSRQTAWAALQAAAARAGLTEHVSPHTLRHSFATHLLSGGADVRVVQELLGHASVTTTQIYTMVTPDALREVYAAAHPRAR, encoded by the coding sequence GTGGAGGGTGGGCTCGACCGCGCACTGCGGGACTACCTGGCCCACCTGAGCGTGGAGCGCGGGCTGTCGGCCAACACCGTCGCCGCCTACCGGCGCGACCTCGTGCGGTACGCCGCGTTCCTCGGCACGACGGGCCGGAGCGGCCTGTCCGGGATCACGGAGTCCGACGTCACGGCGTTCGTCGAGGCCGTGCGCCAGGGGGCCGACGGCGGCCGTCCGCTGTCGCCGTCGTCGACCGCCCGCGCCCTGGCCGCCGTGCGCGGCTGGCACCGGTTCGCGCAGGCCGAGGGGCTCGCGGTGGACGACCCGTCCGCCGAGGTGCGCGCCCCCACGCAGCTCCGGCGGCTGCCGCACGCCCTGTCCGTGGACGACGTCGCCGGGCTGCTCGACGCCGCCGGGGCGGGCGACGGGCCGCTGCCGCAGCGCGACCGGGCGCTGCTGGAGCTGCTGTACGCGACGGGCGCCCGGATCTCCGAGATCGTGGGGCTCGACGTCGACGGGGTGGGCGACCGCACCGCCGTCCGGCTGCTCGGCAAGGGCTCCAAGGAGCGCGTGGTGCCCGTGGGGTCGTTCGCGCGCGACGCCGTCGAGGCGTACCTCGTGCGGGCCCGCCCGGCACTGGCCGCCGCGGGCCGCGGCACGCCCGCCCTGTTCCTCAACACGCGCGGGGCGCGGATGTCGCGGCAGACGGCGTGGGCCGCGCTGCAGGCCGCCGCCGCGCGCGCCGGGCTCACGGAGCACGTCTCGCCGCACACCCTGCGGCACTCGTTCGCGACCCACCTGCTCTCGGGCGGGGCCGACGTGCGCGTGGTGCAGGAGCTGCTCGGGCACGCGTCGGTCACGACCACGCAGATCTACACGATGGTCACCCCCGACGCCCTGCGCGAGGTCTACGCCGCGGCCCACCCGCGCGCCCGCTGA
- the zwf gene encoding glucose-6-phosphate dehydrogenase yields MRPAKIAQGVNPLRDPLDLRLPRIAGPSGLVIFGVTGDLSRKKLMPAVYDLANRGLLPPGFALTGFARRDWEDQDFAQVVHDAVKEHARTPFREATWRQLAEGIRFVQGSFDDDAAFERLRETVETLDKERGTGGNHAFYLSVPPSAFPVVCEQLSKHGLSHPDEDADGDGVHAWRRVVIEKPFGHDLASAKELDAVVSKVFDPESVFRIDHYLGKETVQNLLALRFANTMFEPLWNSNYVDHVQITMAEDIGIGGRAGYYDGIGAARDVIQNHLIQLLALVAMEEPRNFDAAELRAEKIKVLSSVRLPRDLGKHTARGQYEAGWQGGEEVPGFLEEDGIAKDSSTETFAAIRVDVDNRRWAGVPFYLRHGKRLGRRVTEVAVVFKKAPHLPFETSLTSELGSNALVIRVQPDEGVTMRFGAKVPGTAMQVRDVTMDFGYGHSFTESSPEAYERLILDVLLGDPPLFPTREEVELSWKILDPITSYWARKGQPEPYASGTWGPASADAMMERDGRTWRRP; encoded by the coding sequence GTGAGGCCCGCGAAGATCGCGCAGGGGGTCAACCCCCTGCGCGACCCCCTCGACCTGCGACTGCCCCGCATCGCGGGCCCCAGCGGCCTCGTGATCTTCGGCGTGACGGGTGACCTGTCCCGCAAGAAGCTCATGCCCGCCGTCTACGACCTCGCCAACCGCGGCCTCCTGCCGCCGGGCTTTGCCCTGACGGGCTTCGCGCGGCGCGACTGGGAGGACCAGGACTTCGCGCAGGTCGTGCACGACGCCGTCAAGGAGCACGCCCGGACCCCGTTCCGGGAGGCCACGTGGCGCCAGCTCGCCGAGGGCATCCGGTTCGTCCAGGGCTCCTTCGACGACGACGCCGCGTTCGAGCGGCTGCGCGAGACCGTCGAGACGCTCGACAAGGAGCGCGGCACGGGCGGCAACCACGCGTTCTACCTGTCGGTGCCGCCGTCGGCGTTCCCGGTGGTGTGCGAGCAGCTCTCCAAGCACGGGCTGTCGCACCCGGACGAGGACGCGGACGGCGACGGCGTGCACGCCTGGCGGCGCGTCGTCATCGAGAAGCCGTTCGGGCACGACCTGGCCAGCGCCAAGGAGCTCGACGCCGTCGTCTCCAAGGTGTTCGACCCGGAGTCGGTGTTCCGCATCGACCACTACCTGGGCAAGGAGACGGTCCAGAACCTCCTGGCGCTGCGCTTCGCGAACACCATGTTCGAGCCCCTGTGGAACTCGAACTACGTGGACCACGTGCAGATCACGATGGCCGAGGACATCGGCATCGGCGGCCGTGCGGGCTACTACGACGGGATCGGCGCCGCGCGCGACGTCATCCAGAACCACCTGATCCAGCTCCTGGCCCTGGTCGCCATGGAGGAGCCCCGCAACTTCGACGCCGCCGAGCTGCGCGCCGAGAAGATCAAGGTGCTCTCGTCGGTGCGTCTGCCGCGTGACCTGGGCAAGCACACCGCGCGCGGCCAGTACGAGGCCGGCTGGCAGGGTGGCGAGGAGGTGCCGGGCTTCCTGGAGGAGGACGGCATCGCGAAGGACTCCTCCACGGAGACCTTCGCCGCGATCCGGGTGGACGTCGACAACCGCCGCTGGGCGGGCGTCCCGTTCTACCTGCGGCACGGCAAGCGCCTGGGCCGCCGCGTCACCGAGGTGGCCGTCGTGTTCAAGAAGGCGCCGCACCTGCCGTTCGAGACGTCGCTGACGTCAGAGCTCGGCAGCAACGCCCTGGTCATCCGCGTGCAGCCCGACGAGGGCGTCACCATGCGGTTCGGCGCCAAGGTGCCGGGCACGGCGATGCAGGTGCGCGACGTGACGATGGACTTCGGCTACGGGCACTCGTTCACCGAGTCCTCCCCCGAGGCCTACGAGCGGCTCATCCTCGACGTGCTGCTCGGCGACCCGCCGCTCTTCCCGACGCGCGAGGAGGTCGAGCTCTCCTGGAAGATCCTCGACCCGATCACGTCCTACTGGGCGCGCAAGGGCCAGCCGGAGCCCTACGCGTCCGGCACCTGGGGTCCGGCGTCCGCCGACGCCATGATGGAGCGCGACGGCCGGACCTGGAGGCGACCGTGA
- the pgl gene encoding 6-phosphogluconolactonase: MADASGVRLVVVHPDKEVLAQAAAARLLTRVLDVQSVRSPVHVVLTGGTVGIATLAAVAASPLVPAVDWSNVHLWWGDERFLPDGDPDRNETQAREALLDGLVAGHGLPAANVHAMPGPTSVATPEEGAAAYAATLAEHADGAADGVPAFDVLLLGMGPDGHVASLFPGHEGLAAQGTTTGVHGSPKPPPERVSLTFDAIRAAREVWVVAAGAEKADRVAAALAGDPVSEVPAAGAVGQARTLWLLDLESAGATTPK; encoded by the coding sequence ATGGCCGACGCGTCCGGGGTGCGGCTCGTCGTCGTGCACCCCGACAAGGAGGTGCTCGCGCAGGCGGCCGCCGCGCGGCTGCTGACGCGCGTCCTGGACGTGCAGTCGGTCCGCTCCCCCGTGCACGTCGTGCTCACGGGCGGCACGGTCGGCATCGCGACGCTCGCGGCCGTGGCCGCGAGCCCGCTGGTGCCGGCCGTGGACTGGTCGAACGTGCACCTGTGGTGGGGCGACGAGCGGTTCCTGCCGGACGGCGACCCGGACCGCAACGAGACGCAGGCGCGCGAGGCGCTGCTCGACGGCCTGGTCGCCGGGCACGGGCTCCCCGCCGCCAACGTCCACGCCATGCCGGGGCCGACGTCGGTCGCGACGCCCGAGGAGGGCGCCGCGGCCTACGCGGCCACCCTCGCGGAGCACGCGGACGGCGCGGCGGACGGCGTCCCGGCGTTCGACGTCCTGCTGCTCGGCATGGGCCCGGACGGGCACGTCGCGTCCCTGTTCCCCGGCCACGAGGGTCTGGCCGCGCAGGGCACGACGACGGGCGTGCACGGCTCGCCCAAGCCGCCGCCGGAGCGGGTCTCCCTCACGTTCGACGCCATCCGGGCCGCCCGCGAGGTGTGGGTCGTCGCGGCCGGCGCCGAGAAGGCGGACCGGGTCGCGGCGGCGCTGGCCGGCGACCCGGTGAGCGAGGTGCCCGCCGCGGGCGCCGTCGGGCAGGCACGCACGCTGTGGCTGCTGGACCTCGAGTCGGCGGGCGCCACCACGCCGAAGTAG